One genomic region from Quercus robur chromosome 4, dhQueRobu3.1, whole genome shotgun sequence encodes:
- the LOC126721173 gene encoding transcription factor MTB1, whose product MKIEVGLGGGVWNDEDKTMVAAVLGTRAYDYLISSSVSNENLLMAVGSDENLQNKLSDLVDRPNPNPSALNFSWNYAIFWQLSRSKSGDWVLGWGDGSCREPREGEESQAMQILNLRLEDETQQKMRKRVLQKLHTLFGGSEEENYALGLDRVTDTEMFFLASMYFSFPRGEGGPGKCFASGKHVWLSDTLTSQSDYCVRSFLAKSAGIQTIVLVPTDVGVFELGSVRSVGESLELLQSIRSSFSTHPSPGRINSVPVLSVINEKKDENTPFTNLGIVDRVEGIPKIFGQELNLGNLGRPHYREKLAIRKMEERPWEAYPNGSKIAYPSPRNGIHGSSWGHIHGVKQGVPAEIYGPHATNNLQELVNGVREEFRLNNYQPQKQVQMQIDFSGATSRPSVISRPISAESEHSDVEASCKEERATAADERRPRKRGRKPANGREEPLNHVEAERQRREKLNQRFYALRAVVPNISKMDKASLLGDAISYINELQAKLKIMETERENLGSSSRDVSALEGNPNTENLYRVPDVDIHAAHDEVIVKVSCPLDSHPASRVIQAFKEAQVTVVESKLSAANDTVLHTFVIKSQGSDQLTKEKLIAAFSRESNSLQALSSVG is encoded by the coding sequence ATGAAGATTGAGGTGGGTTTGGGTGGTGGGGTTTGGAATGATGAGGATAAGACCATGGTTGCAGCGGTTCTGGGTACTCGGGCTTATGATTACTTGATATCAAGCTCGGTTTCAAATGAGAATTTGTTAATGGCTGTGGGGAGTGATGAGAATTTGCAGAACAAGCTTTCGGATCTCGTGGACCGGCCCAACCCCAACCCCAGCGCCTTGAATTTCAGCTGGAATTATGCAATCTTTTGGCAACTTTCAAGGTCTAAGTCAGGGGATTGGGTTTTGGGTTGGGGGGATGGATCTTGTAGGGAGCCTAGGGAGGGTGAGGAGTCCCAAGCTATGCAAATTCTGAATCTTCGGCTTGAGGACGAGACTCAGCAGAAGATGAGGAAAAGGGTGCTTCAAAAGCTGCACACATTGTTTGGGGGATCAGAGGAGGAAAATTATGCCTTAGGATTGGACAGGGTTACTGATACAGAGATGTTCTTTCTTGCATCCATGTATTTCTCCTTCCCTCGCGGGGAGGGCGGTCCTGGCAAGTGTTTTGCATCAGGGAAACATGTTTGGCTCTCTGACACATTGACATCACAGTCTGATTATTGTGTCCGGTCCTTCCTTGCTAAATCTGCTGGTATCCAGACCATTGTTTTAGTCCCAACTGACGTGGGTGTCTTTGAATTGGGTTCAGTGAGATCTGTGGGTGAAAGTTTGGAATTGTTGCAGTCAATAAGATCTTCATTCTCGACACATCCCTCTCCTGGAAGGATTAACTCGGTGCCAGTGTTGTCGGTGATTAATGAGAAGAAAGATGAAAATACCCCTTTTACAAATTTGGGGATTGTGGATAGAGTGGAAGGAATTCCAAAGATTTTTGGGCAGGAATTGAACTTGGGTAACTTGGGCCGTCCCCATTACAGAGAGAAACTTGCTATTAGAAAGATGGAAGAGAGACCATGGGAAGCCTACCCTAATGGGAGTAAGATTGCATACCCTAGCCCACGAAATGGTATCCATGGTTCAAGTTGGGGACATATTCATGGTGTGAAACAGGGAGTTCCAGCAGAAATTTATGGTCCGCATGCCACCAATAACTTACAGGAGCTTGTTAATGGAGTTAGAGAAGAATTTCGGCTAAACAACTACCAGCCACAAAAGCAGGTGCAAATGCAAATTGATTTTTCAGGGGCCACCTCAAGGCCTTCTGTGATTTCCCGGCCAATTAGTGCTGAATCTGAGCATTCAGATGTTGAAGCTTCTTGCAAGGAAGAACGGGCAACTGCAGCCGATGAAAGGAGGCCCAGGAAACGAGGTAGAAAGCCTGCAAATGGAAGAGAAGAACCGCTCAATCATGTAGAGGCAGAGAGGCAGCGGCGGGAGAAGCTGAATCAGCGGTTCTATGCATTACGAGCTGTTGTACCCAATATCTCCAAGATGGACAAAGCCTCCTTGCTGGGAGATGCCATTTCTTACATCAATGAACTGCAGGCAAAGCTTAAGATCATGGAAACGGAGAGGGAGAACCTTGGGAGCTCTTCAAGAGATGTATCAGCTTTGGAGGGTAACCCAAACACTGAAAATTTGTATCGAGTTCCTGATGTTGATATTCATGCTGCCCATGATGAGGTTATTGTTAAGGTGAGCTGTCCTTTGGATTCACACCCTGCATCAAGGGTCATCCAAGCATTCAAAGAGGCACAAGTTACTGTTGTTGAGTCCAAACTCTCTGCAGCAAATGACACTGTGTTACATACATTTGTAATCAAGTCTCAAGGATCTGACCAACTGACAAAGGAAAAGTTGATTGCAGCATTTTCCCGGGAATCCAACTCCTTACAGGCATTGTCATCAGTTGGTTAG